The DNA segment TCGGCAAAGTAGAAGGCCATCGTGGAGATGGCGGTGAGCACGACACCGTATGCGGCGGCAACGCCGATCTCGCCCTGACGGATCGCGCCGAGAATCTCGAGCGAGACCGGGCGCGTGTCGTAGGTATACAGGATCACCGAAGTCATGAAATCCCCGAGACCGGTCACGAATGCGAGGGCCGTGGCGCCAGCAAGCGCGGGCCCTAGCAGCGGCAAGGTAATGGTGCGGAATGATCGCCATCCGCCGGCGCCGAGCGATGTTGCGGCCTCATCGAGCGCGGGGTCGAGCCCGCGAATCGCTCCGACCAGCGCCCGCCCTACAATCGGCAGTGCCCGCACCAGATACGCCAGCGGCAGCAGCCAGAGCGTGCCGATCAGTACGAAGCGTCCGGCACCGGGTTGCAGCCGCGAGAACATCGTCGCAAGGGCAATCGCGTAGACGGTGCCCGGCACGGCCCACGGCAGCGCCAGCGCTGCCTCGAGGGTGCGCGACAGCCGCCGCTTCGGGTCGCGCGCGGCCACGGCCACGCCAAGGGCGAGGATCGCGGCCGCCGCGGCAGCGAGCGTCGCCATCCAGAGTGAGGTCCCGAACGGCCGCCAGCGCGCCGGTTCCGCCACCAGCGCCACGTAGTTCCCCACGGTATATGCGCTCGGCAGGGCGGTGTTGTTCCACGCGCCGATCGGCACGAAGCTCACGACGACCAGTGCCAGGTGCGGCAGCAGCAGCCACGCCGTGGCAGCCCACGCAATGATTCCGACCACTTTGCGGGTGCGCGGGCTCGATGCCCGCGGCGCCGGAGCGAGCCCCTTCCCTGCGCCGCGTGTGCCGGGGCCGCCGAGTCGCGAGGCAAGCAGCAAGGCAATCAGGGCGAGCGCCACCAGCGCGAGGGTCTCGACCATGGCGACCGAGATGTCACCATTGAGTCGCGTGGTGACCA comes from the Gemmatimonadota bacterium genome and includes:
- a CDS encoding iron ABC transporter permease, whose translation is MNRKLAGWALLLLLAWLVVEPLALVAIDAVRVDGAWTFQSVRAFFVEKNEWRAAWNSLWLAVVSVVLGALIGVPLALATRLVDFPGRRVVSALLTLPAVLPPLVGVVAFLFLYGESGVIARAVMAVTGAEKAPWRFEGAFAVVLIHATTMYVYTYLLVRAALATFDPALLEAATALGAGRWRAIRTIVLPLLRPAIGNGALLTALSSLASYSAPYVFGGGFRVLPTQVVTTRLNGDISVAMVETLALVALALIALLLASRLGGPGTRGAGKGLAPAPRASSPRTRKVVGIIAWAATAWLLLPHLALVVVSFVPIGAWNNTALPSAYTVGNYVALVAEPARWRPFGTSLWMATLAAAAAAILALGVAVAARDPKRRLSRTLEAALALPWAVPGTVYAIALATMFSRLQPGAGRFVLIGTLWLLPLAYLVRALPIVGRALVGAIRGLDPALDEAATSLGAGGWRSFRTITLPLLGPALAGATALAFVTGLGDFMTSVILYTYDTRPVSLEILGAIRQGEIGVAAAYGVVLTAISTMAFYFAERGRATT